gtagctggactacaggcacctgccacaacacccagcaatttttttgctgtggtttagctggggctgggttcgaactcaccacccttggtatatggggccagcgttctactctctgagccacaggtatcacccttattttgattttctaaCCAAATCAATACTAActtttccatttcaataattaaccAAATATACTGCTCGTAATAATTGATACTTTCATTGGAACACTGTAAGTATACAAAACAGTAATCAGAGTTTCTATGACTCTGGGACTGCCTATAATTAATGACATGATATAATATAAGGGAAATTTCCTAAGACAATAGATTTTGGAAGctcttacaaaaaataaagaaactgtgagataatggatatgttaattttcTTGTATATAGTAACTATTTCActgtgtatatcaaaacatcatgttacacgccttaaatattttcaataaaaatatacgGTATATACATATCTGGTATAGCCAACATATGGATTATTGTATCTGGAATGTGGTCAATGGGATTGAGACAAAGAGGGGAAGGAATGAAGGTAGACCTTTCATAAAGCTATGAAACTTTAGTAGAACAACAGGATGATACCTTGACTCAGGTTAGCAGAGaccacaattaaaataattagattGATTTGAGTACTTAGGGTGTGAGAATTGGCTTAATGAGTACTTTGGTAAAGTCACAAGGCTATATGACTGTGAAACTCTCATTCTTAGAGTCCAGATCAGATGACTGATAAAAAAACACAGAAGCCTGTGTGTGCGCGTGCACATTGTGTGTCAGTGGGGAGGTACATTTAAACATCTGTAAATATTTGAAGGCCCATAATTTACAAGGCACTGGATAAATGATAGTGACCAGAGCTCTAATAACCACCTTTAGGGTTTTTATATTTCACCATTTCCTCTAACAAAGTGGTTCTCAAaattttctccccttccttcatATCTAGTTACAAATTCGCCTTATTTCTACTCTTTCCTCAATTCAGTGTTTCACAATAATTTGGTCTAGAGCACCTTTCTTACTTgtatttctgtttccttctctgttCCTTTTTAACATACGGAATTTTCTAAACAATGGTCTTAATTTTTACTTagagcatatatattttttagattttttgtaGATCCTAATCCCATATCTGACACCAAGAACTTTAATTTCAGTATAGCTGCAATATTACTACAAGGacacttagaaatgaaaaaaaaaatactgattggAGGGGAACTATAGTAATTTTGTATATAATTATGGATGCATGCAACTCCACCTTAACTGTATTCTAGGCTTTTTTCCAGATTTCCTTTAGTTTCCATCCTACATTATTTCTCAGCCCTTACTCCTCTCTCTAGGGTTCATAAGCTATCTATCTCATTCTGCCTCCCACAACACTTCAAGAACCAACAGTTTTGTGTGCTTCTCCTAACCATCTGCTCCATCCACTGGTGTTACCCTTAATGATTGCCTATAGGATTTGCTACAGCAAATATTCACGGTAAGAAAAATACACTAGTTGACAGAGAGGACCCTAGGGACTGAGGAGGGCTGGTCAAACCAGTATAAATCTGCCTCAAGCTCAATACTCTATCTTATTCTGCAGATCAATAGATCTTTGTATCGCAAGTGGACATTGCTAGTTCCAGATAGAGCCATTGTGATCAGACTCACAACTGTTTGGAGGTACCACTcctggaaaggggaaaaaagcctaGATAATTCTGGGGTGCAAAAGGTCATGTAGGAAAAGAGATTCTCTAATATTTTCAACCAAATGCCATAATCACTAACCTTTATAAGACCACAGTTGggttctaaaattttttaaatgaccaatACCATTCCTGATAGCTAAGACAAAACCTAATTATGTTGCTTAAAGTTCCAATAATTTCTCAGTACAATCACCAGTTCCAATAATTTCTCAGTACAATCAAAATTCATATAGTGAATTTTTATCTACAATATTCCCAATAGATGGTCACTCAATTTCTACCTGAAAACCATAGTGAGCGTCTCATTTCAGAGGTCTGTGTTTTCTATTTGGAGGCAGTTCTTTGTTATAGGTTCTTTTTCTCTATTGAACTAAAATACAAgttgttaaatttttttgttggattgtttgtttgtttgtttttaccaacCTTTGTTTGATTAGGTCTCTACCTCTGCTGgcactaagtattttatttttttgcctttgatGAATAATGAATCTAAAAATGTTTGAGGACAACATTACCAGAAGCATCAAATAGTCCTTCACaggcattaaaaataaatggtgaaTGTGATTTCTTTTCCTAATCATAGATCTttccaagaaacaaacaaacaaaatgattttttttttttgcatttctcacTTGAACTTTGTACTTTATGGAAAAGAAATTTGCATTGCTAAAGCATGAAAACATTCAAAGAATTATGCTAAAACTATATGCACATTTTTCTATGCTAGAATTTAATGGTGGATTTTGTTCTCACCATAAACTTTGTAAGATATGCCTTGTTCATTTTTTGATATGAGCAAATGAGGCTCAAGCCTTAAATAACTTGGTTAAATCACATAGAATAAGTAGCATGGCTGAGATTGTATCCCAGACTGTGCTATTCCAAAGACCTTGCTATTTTCACTATACCAAGTTACCTTCCAGAAGACTTGCCTTATCATTCATAGTAGatgtatgaaaatctgaaggactcAATTGATGATGTATGAATGCTAAAGAAGTAttttaacatatatacacacgATTTGGGTTCTTAACATGTTTCGagtaagataattttaaaaactctatcCACACTTTATGTAATGTCaccctattttgtatttttattcttttaaagtcTAAGATtgtgaattaaatgaaaacatataattatttagaaaaaaatgaaaatatttcattgttattaaaaataaactgtgaatatactaaattaAGATTTGGTATTTAATTGATACAGGTATAAGAAAAAGACTAATAATTAAAGTTCATCAACTAAGCAAAATAATAGACACAATATTAATATtactatacttttatttttaagcaatgtTGTAGtatatttttcatcctttttaaaaggatttcttaagaaatctatttttttaattatagctgtgtacattaatgcaatcatggggtacaatgtgatagtcttatatacaatctgaaatattttcatcacactggttaacatagccttcacggcaccctctcagttattgtgttaagacatttatattctacatttagtaaatttcacatgtacccttgtaagatgccccatAGATggggtcctaccaattaccctccctccacccatctttgccccttccctcccctccctctcccttttccccatattcttgggctatatttgggttatagctttcagatgaaaactataaattggtttcatagtagggctgagtacattggatactttttcttccattcttgagatactttgctaaggagaatatgttccagctctatgcatgcaaacatgaaagaggtaatgtctccatctaaaaatagatccagAAATCTatgtttttctggatttttttataaatatagagTTAAGAGGATTCTAACAAAATTTGGAGTCTAGACCATAAGAGTGAAATCGGATAgcaattatattattaaaaaataatattttatacagttaattttttatttattacatatgtTTGCGTCTTTTTAATATGTTCAGAGGGTATATCCTTCAATTCATgattttaatcaaataatttgTAATATATCATTCTATTCAGAAGTTATAtaggttaaaatatttaaaaaatataataaagtctTCCTAGAAATATGCATTAAACTCCCAAACTATCTCCTCATAAAAAAACACCCAGATGCATAGATCTGTATATTTACCTTTAACTCTACCTACTCCCCAAACTAGGCTTTATGGAGTATTCTGGAAACTCAATTCTAAAATATTACCTATTGAAGTATTTTGGATTCTACTTTGTCATCGAAAACATCTGTTATTCCTCCACTGTATGATCATGATTTTTCAGGTATAAAATCAGAAGATTTCCTAGGTCTGTCATCAAAATCATCAAACTGTGGCTAAGCATTCCAGggaaaaatcccaaaacaagcGGACCAGTTCCACAAACTAAGGACCCTGGAATAGTtagttatttcttattttgagtGAACACTGCGTTCTGGCTTCTTCATACCCACCAACTCCTGTTTGTAATGTTAAAAACATTGTCCTGTCCTATTGTCCAGGGAAAAAAATTCTAGAGAATGGAAAAATTAGATATTAAACAGCATCTGAGCCACCAGAGAATCCGAACTATGAAGTTGATATGCCTTTACTGAGAATTGAACCTGACGACTGCTTCTCTCTTTTGCCAAGGAAACAGTTTAGCATTATCTCGCCCCCTGCCCCAAGTGGCTGAAGCATTGATTTGATCAGTAGTTTGCATAACATAGTCCTGATTATCACCCTAAGCTACTGTAATGGCCAGCTTAGATGTAAATGATGCTGTGATGTCAAATGTCCCTTGTTCTTTTTCCCTAGGAATCGGACCTTGAGGATCTCAGGTGAGGGATGTCCTCTTGCAACGATTCCATTCCTCAGCCCTCAGTATTTGTCCTGGCTGGGATTCCCGGCCTGGAATCTTTCCATGTCTGGTTCGCTGTGCCTTTTTTCCTGGTATTTGTCATTACTGTCATTTGCAATGTCATCATTTTATGTATTATCCGGCTGGAGAAGACTCTTCATGAGCCCATGTTTCTCCTCCTAGCCATGCTATCCGTTGTTGACCTATGCCTGGTCAGTGTCACTGTGCCCCGTATGCTGGGAATCTTCTGGATGAATGCCAAGGAAATCAGCTTCAATGCCTGCCTCACGCAGATGTTTTTTATCCCTTCCTTTTATGTCATGGAGTCTGGGATTCTCCTGGCCATGGCTTTTGACAGATATGTGGCTATCTGGTACCCCCTGAGATATACAACCATCCTTTCTAACAGCATGCTTGTGAAGATGGCAGTAACTATCCTGGCAAGAACATTGGCAGTGCTGACCCCTGCACCCATCCTGGCACAAAGACTGGAAAGCTTCCAAACCCACATAATCGCCTACTCTTACTGCGCATACATGGCTGTGGTACTGACAGCCTGTGGAGACATTTCTGATCACATTGTCTATGGAGTCATGGTTATTGTAGCATCTGTGGGATTTGATTTGCTTTTTATCGTTCTGTCATATGCACTTATCCTTCATGCTGTCTTTCGAATACCGTCTTGGGATGCACGGGGCAAAGCACTCAGTACATGTGGCTCTCATCTTTGTGTCATTGGTCTCTTTTATTCTCCTGTTGTCTTTTCTGTTCTGGCCCAGATTTCAGGCTACCATATGGCTCCCCATCTGCAGATTATCACTGACAATCTCTATTTCCTGGTGCCTCCCATGGTCAACCCCTTGATTTATGGGGCCCGGACCAAGCAGATGCGAGAGTGGGTGCTGCGGATTCTCCACTGCCGTGGAGACTGAGGTTGATACCTTTGGTGGACAGGATTTTGGGGCATGTAGAACTAGAGGTCAAGTTAGGTTGGAGTAAAGATCATTCCTGTCAAGTTTGGGGATTTATGGAGAAAGGAGTAACAAAGCAAAAGAAGATCTCAGTCAGTGTGAGTATATAAGTAGGACCTTTTCTTTCAATCACGTGCAATTGTTTTGAAACCGTCATAGCCAGAACTCTGCCAAAAGGCAAATGCAAGTAATAAAAGTGtagaatattttgttattaatttcattatttttctcattacatCACATCATGTAAATTGTAAATACATTCTCAAATGAGATAACAATTCCATTTAGGAATATGCATTCAAGACGTATGGACAAACATAGTTGTACAAAATTTTGATGAACTTTTTTCtcacaaatatttacattttagctTTTGTGCCAACAAAAAAATATGTTACAGAAAATAATCACAcagatataaatatacataatatccATGAATATATAAATGAGTAATAAGCTTCCTTTCTTtgtctaaaaaatttaaaaataaaaataaaaataatttttagtaatgTATAATGGATTGCAcgtgaaaggaagatattttctaaattaaaaaaaaaaaacaatggacaAGCTATTTTGTTCTCtatctttactttttcctttccacaTGAATTAATATGATgtattagttaaaaataattttttagaatcAACCCTTGAGTTAAGAGACATAGTTATGTAATCTTTCCATCTTTCCATCTCTAATGTTTATAACTTAGATATCCTCAGATCTACATCAATAAACCTACACAGCTGACATTCTTCCACACAAACATATACAAATGTAcctacttttcctttcatttacatATAAAGCATATACATActgtcatttatttatctataagCACCTTCCACGTTCTGTGTGTTTCACTCTCTCACGCTTTCAcacttaatattaatatttatacactcCTCACCTGAGATACAGGTATAGTCACAGGAATGTGTATATGCACATGTATAGGATGAACATATTCAATGACATTAATAAATATGCAAAACTGTTAACCACTTCACACTTGACTTGCACCAATTGTCAGAGAAATAAATTTGCTCTAATAAATTAACATCCCGTCTCAGAATTCTGCTTCCATGTGCTCTTATTGAATTTTTCGTACTGGTCTTACACAACACGTCCTTATGCCAGGCTTCCTTGATCTCACCCCCTTTTTTGCTTCCCTCGCATTGATTTCCTTTTCCATGGCCTCCAGTGCCACCTATTTCTTCCACACTCATGACACAATCACACAATATATCATTGCCACTTTGGATGATCATTTTCTATACGAAAATTAATGTTTCGTCTATTCTTGTTTTCATAAAATCTAGATGTCCATAGTATGTGTATTTCATCAACACTACCTACATAGGTAAGTCCCATTTAAAAAGGCTTCCCTGATGGAACAACAGGATCATAAAACAATGCGTAGGTAGCACCCGGCCTGTCCACCAAAATAAAGgaataagagaaatgaaaggaaggagaaaaaactgGGATAGAaataagaagggagagaggaggggcaggaggaaggaaagaagcaatTTGCTTTCCCGGCTGACATTCCTCCCCATTGAAAATCCTTTTACAGTGAAATCTCTTCAACTCCATTTCTGCATATTATTTTGGACATGTTCTTTCACATTCAGTGGACCAATATGTTCCCTAAACTgtaatttcctttctcaattattATTGCTATCTTTTGCTAAATAATAAACATTCTCAGAATTTAGAGTGTGGGGCTGACTAAGCTCTCCTGTTAATGTTCTCATTTGAAGTCCCTCACATGTTTGCATGTAAAAGGGATGGGGCTGGAATCCTCTGAGGTTTCCACAAGGGTGGAGATAAAGTATGGCTTTTTCACTGAACCAGGCTGGTGCCCTAGGGCTCCTCTCCCCAGGCTCTTTCTCCACCACATTACCCTCGTTTTTTTACATGGTGTTTCAGATCTCCAAGAGGTAGAAAGCACAAGCTTCTAGGCCAGATATGGTCTATACACCAAACTTACACAACATCACTCCCACAGTATCAAACTCAAGGATTGAGAAATAGACCTACTTCTGGATACATTGCTTGGGAACATACGGTTTGGACAGAATTGTTATGATCATCTTTGAGAAATCTAATGTGCCATAATTTCCTCTCAGCTATTTCAATTCAGATGCATTTTATATACAACATACATTCACAGCTCCCTCAGACTTCTAAGTCTTATCCCAGTGTGCCATGTGATCACAATTTCATCATCTAAATTACAGGCTTCATGGATTTTGTCTCTTGGGTATAGTTCCTGGAGCATGTTTCTCCTTCTCTGACCATGGAATTAACTAAAGATATAAATCATCTGCCCTCAAACTGCTGGCATGCAGTGTTAATATAGTGATAGGATAACTGCACAAATACCTGCATTccaaaagagggagaaagacGGAATATCGTGACTAGTGGTCCACAGCATACTCAGCTACAGTTAGGTGCATGGTGTCAGCTTTCTGATTAGGGTCATCTTCTGCTGCATGAGGATAATTCTCAGTTTTCCTGTGGTTCTTGGTTTTACCCCATTGGAGCTACAATTAAAGTCTTagtcatcatttattttttatttatttatttttgtattatatcataactatgtacattaatgcatttatggggtacaatgtgctggttttatatacaatttggaatgcttgcatcaaactggttaacatagctttcacctcgcttatttaattgttgtgtgaagacatttatactctactctttttttttttttttttttgtcgagacagagttctaccctatgccctgagcagagggcaatggcatcgtagctcactgcaacctcagactcgggctgtgggcatcctgctgcctcagcctctgaagccactgggattacaggcgctcgccgcggcgcccggctgggtttttccatttttttccatgagttggggtctcactctcgctcagacaagcctcgaactcctgaggtcaagcaattctccctcctcagcctcccacagtgctgggactataggcgtgagccaccgcgcccggctatatactctactgttaatagatttgacatgtactcttgcagTATCACAATAGGTGAGGTCACACCTATGACCCTCTCTCCACCTGgttttccccctcccctcccttcaccctcctcctccGTCCTTTATTcttggctatagttgtgttttatcaatTGTATGAAAGTGTGTGTaactatatattggtttcataataatgctgagtacattggatactttttcttctattcttaagatgctttactaagaagaatatgttcctagctgggtgttatggtgggcacccttagtcccaggtacttgggaggctgaggcaagtgaatcacttgagcccaagagtttgaggttgctgtgagctgtgatgccatggcactacaccaagggcaacatagtgagactctaaaaataaaaaaggaagaagaatatattccagctccatccatgcaaacataaaagagataaattctccagatattttttatggctgcataatattccatggtgtacatatactagaatttattaatccattcatgggtcaataggTACTTGGGTTACTtcaatgacttggcaattatgaatcgggctaacaataaacattgtggtgcaaatatctttgttgtaaaatgatttttggtcattgGGATATATTCCtaagaggaattgtaggattgaatggtaggtctacttttagttccctaagtgctctccaaacttctttccaaaaggaatgtattaccttgcattcccaccagcagtgtagcagcgttccttctctccacatccataccaacatctgtagtcttgggattttgttatgtgggctacttttactggagttagatgatatctcaaaatggttttgatttgcatttctctgatgattaaagatgatgagcattttttaatgtgtttgtaggctatgcacctgtcttcatcagagaagtttctgtccaagtctcttgctcacataAATatagggttatttgttcttttcttattgattagtttgagttctctgtggattctagttatcatatCTTTGCCAGAAGCATAACTtataaaaatcttctcccattctgaaggttttctgtttgttttacttactgtgctcttggctatgcaaaagctttttagtttgatcagatcccagtaatgggtttttggtgttgcttcaattgcccagaggatcctcctcataaagtattcccccaggccaatttcttcaaatgttttccctgcactctcttctagtatttttatagtttcatgtcttaagtttaaatcttttatccagggataAATACAtcacatacacaaaataaaaaaagaggaccatatgattctctcaatgtagaaaaagcttttgatgatatccagcatcctttttcagtcatcatttatttttaaaagaagtgacTCAAGTTTTCAGCTATAATTCAAATCCTGTAGAGTGAAAACTTCAAGgattctttccttaaaaaataataaataatattaacttatttttattaattggtTTGTA
This is a stretch of genomic DNA from Nycticebus coucang isolate mNycCou1 chromosome 14, mNycCou1.pri, whole genome shotgun sequence. It encodes these proteins:
- the LOC128564655 gene encoding olfactory receptor 52B2-like — translated: MSSCNDSIPQPSVFVLAGIPGLESFHVWFAVPFFLVFVITVICNVIILCIIRLEKTLHEPMFLLLAMLSVVDLCLVSVTVPRMLGIFWMNAKEISFNACLTQMFFIPSFYVMESGILLAMAFDRYVAIWYPLRYTTILSNSMLVKMAVTILARTLAVLTPAPILAQRLESFQTHIIAYSYCAYMAVVLTACGDISDHIVYGVMVIVASVGFDLLFIVLSYALILHAVFRIPSWDARGKALSTCGSHLCVIGLFYSPVVFSVLAQISGYHMAPHLQIITDNLYFLVPPMVNPLIYGARTKQMREWVLRILHCRGD